The sequence CCTGAAAGGACAGGGATTTAACTATTTCTGCAATGTGGATTCCATGCAGTATGGTGTGCAGATTCGTGATAATTATGTACGCCAGAGCAGGAGAAATCTGGATGGATTCCGGATTTACTATAATTCCGTCGGTCAGGAAAATACATTGTCGGATTTGTTCAATGCTTCTGAAATCATTGATCCCAAAAGACCTCCGGTTCCTCCGCTGAACAAATAAAAGAAAATAATTTTAATAACGGTGTTATAACAGCCACCCGGAATAGCCTGAAGTTCCGGATGGCTGTTTTTGAGTAAAAATAAAAAGAAAAGGACATAATAAAAGAAACAGAAAATAAAAGAACATGCAGGAGGAAATATTATGTCACAGACAGTTGGGACACAGAGTATCCGGTTTGAGCAGGCGCCCTATATTCAGAGCAGTGCCAGTATTGTGGGTACCAAAGAGGGAGAAGGTCCCCTGGGAAAATTATTTGACGTGGTGGGTTCCGACGATAAATTCGGAGAAGAGACCTGGGAGGAGGCGGAAAGCACCCTCCAGAAAGAAGCGGCTACCCTTGCACTGGGAAAAGCTGATTTGAAAAAAGAAAATATCCGCTACATTTTCGGAGGAGATTTGCTGGGCCAGAACATTGCAACCACGTTTGGCCTGATGGAGCTGAACATTCCGCTGTTCGGCCTGTACGGCGCCTGTTCTACTGCAGGAGAGTCCTTATCTCTGGCAGCCATGGCAGTGGCCGCAGGTTATGGAGACAATGTGCTGGCAGTTACTTCCAGCCACTTTGCCAGTGCGGAGAAACAGTTTCGCTTTCCCCTGGAATATGCCAGTCAAAGGCCCCTGTCAGCTACCTGGACGGTTACGGGAAGCGGAGCCTTTGTACTTGGCACAAAACGAAGCCATCTCAGAATTACCGGAATTACCACGGGAAAAGTGGTGGACTACGGCGTGAAAGACTCCATGAACATGGGGGCTGCCATGGCCCCTGCCGCCTGCGATACTATTTATCAGAATCTGGTGGATTTCAAGCGGCAGCCGGAGGATTATGACAAAATCATAACCGGAGATCTGGGAACGGTAGGGCAGGAAATTCTCATTGACCTGCTGAAGAAGAAAGGATACGACATTTCCACGGTGCATATGGACTGCGGCATTGAGATTTTTGACAGTGAAACCCAGAATACCAATGCAGGAGGCAGCGGGTGCGGCTGTTCGGCGGTGACTCTGAGCGCATATATTCTGCCCAAGCTGGAGAAAGGCACATACAAACGTGTGCTGTTCGTTCCCACCGGGGCATTGCTGTCCACCGTCAGCTTTAACGAGGGGCAGAGTGTGCCGGGTATTGCCCATGGAGTGGTAATTGAATATGCGGGATAGCTTTTAATGAGAATCAATAAGGAGGAATCAGATGGATTATGTAAATGCTTTTTGGGTGGGAGGACTGATTTGTGCCCTGACTCAGATTTTAATGGAAAAAACGAAAATGCTGCCCGGACGGATTATGGTGCTGCTGGTATGCAGCGGAGCGGTGCTGGGCGCCCTTCAGATTTATGAGCCTTTCCGGGAATTTGCCGGAGCCGGAGCCAGCGTGCCCCTGCTGGGATTTGGCAATACGCTCTGGAAAGGCATTCAGGAAGCGGTACAGACCGACGGATTTATCGGAATTTTTATGGGAGGCTTTACCGCCAGCGCGGTGGGAATTTCAGCGGCTCTTGTATTCGGGTATCTGGCCAGCCTGATTTTCCAGCCGAAAATGAAAAAATAAGCAAACAGGTATAAATTTGAGAAATCTGCCCACATTAATACAGCGAAGAAAATTTTATGGAAAAGGAGATTTTATTATGAAGCAGTTTAAGAAAATTTTGCTGGGCTGTCTGCTGGTTCTGGTTCTGAGCAGTGTAACCGCCTGCGGCACCAATGATAACGGTAAGGATAATACCGCAGAGGACGGAGTAAATGACAACGGTACCGGAACGAACGGAACGAACGGAACCACCAATAATACCAACGGAACCAATGGAACTACCAACAATAACAATGGAACCAATGGAACCACAGACAATAACAATGGAACCACCAACAATGACAAGGTAACAGATGATGCGGATGGCGTTGTGGATGACATTGTAGACGGTGTGGAAGACCTTGGGGATGATGTGGAGAACGGTGTGGAAGACTTAACCAACGGAACCGATAACAATAACAACAATAATAATAACAACGATAAAAATACCAATAATAACGGAACAGACAAAAATACTGATAAAACCAACAGCAAGGATAAGAAGAATCCGTAACTGACGGTGAGCGGTATCAAAGATACAGAAAAAGAGCGGCAGGGTCTTTGGAGACGGTGCCGCTCTTTTTATCTTACAGGAAAGATCTTGTCACGCTAAAGCATGAAAGTGTCTTCCCATAAGATGAAAAACAGAGAGCCGGTAACTGCGGACTGTTCAGGGCAGTTACCGGCTCTCTGTGGAAATTTATTCATCAATACTGTAGTTGGGCGCTTCTTTGGTGATATGGATATCATGAGGATGGCTTTCCTTTAAGGAAGCAGCGGAAATCTTCATAAACTGTCCGGTTTCCTTTAAGGTTTCAATGGTGGGAGCGCCGCAGTATCCCATGCCGGAACGGAGTCCGCCGATTAACTGGAACACGGTGTCCTCTACGGAGCCCTTGTAGGCAACCCGGCCTTCCACTCCTTCCGGTACCAGCTTTTTGGCGTCCTGCTGGAAATAACGGTCTTTGGAGCCGTTTTCCATGGCTGCCAGGGAACCCATACCGCGGTATACCTTGTATTTTCTGCCCTGATACAGCTCAAAAGTTCCGGGGCTTTCATCGCAGCCGGCAAAAATACTTCCCATCATACATACGTTGGCTCCGGCAGCGATTGCCTTCGTCATATCGCCGGAGTACTTGATACCTCCGTCTGCAATAATGGGGATACCATATTCTTTTGCCACATTGTAGCAGTTCATAATGGCTGAAATCTGAGGAACTCCGATACCGGCCACCACACGGGTAGTACAGATGGAGCCAGGTCCGATTCCCACCTTTACCGCATCTGCACCGGCTTCAATCAGTGCTTTGGTGGCAGCGCCGGTGGCTACATTTCCGGCAATTACCTGTAAATCCGGATAAGCAGATTTAATCTGTTTCACTGCGTCCAGAATGTTTTTGGAATGGCCATGAGCGGAGTCCACCACAATGACGTCAACTTTGGCATCGACAAGGGCTTCCACGCGTTCCATCATGTTGGAGGTGATGCCCACGCCGGCGCCGCAGAGAAGCCTGCCCTGCTCGTCCTTGGCTGACAGGGGGTATTTAATCTGTTTTTCAATATCCTTAATGGTAATCAGACCTTTGAGGTTGAAATGTTCATCTACAATGGGAAGTTTTTCTTTTCTCGCTTTCGCCAGAATGGTCTTGGCTTCTTCCAGAGTGATGCCTTCTCTGGCAGTCACCAGTCCCTCCGAAGTCATGGATTCTTTGATTTTCCTGGAAAAGTCCTCTTCAAATTTCAAATCGCGGTTGGTGATGATACCCACTAATTTGCCATGTTCTGTGACCGGGACGCCGGAAATCCGGAATTTTCCCATCAGGTTGTCCGCATCCTGCAGGGTATGTTCGGGAGAAAGGGAAAAGGGATCGGTGATAACCCCGTTTTCAGAACGTTTTACTTTGTCAACTTCTTCTGCCTGGGCAGCCACAGACATATTTTTATGAATAATGCCGATGCCGCCCTGACGGGCCATGGCAATTGCCATTCTGTGTTCTGTAACTGTGTCCATGCTTGCGCTCATCATGGGGATGTTCAGCCTGACTGTTTTGGTTAAACTGGTAGAAAGATCCACCATATTCGGTGTAACTTCTGAATATGCAGGAACTAATAATACGTCATCAAATGTGATTCCTTCGCCGATAATTGTACCCATTGTTTTCCTCGCTTTCTGTGAATTTTAATTTTTTGTTATTCCCACGATTTTAACAAAAAAGCAGGGAACTGTCAACGCCTGAATTCTGTTTCCGGCAATCGTGGACAAATACCTTATATTATGATAGGATAAACCTGCAAACAAAAGGAGGAACTGCCATGCAATTATATGCCAAATGTATGTGCTGTATGATTAATCAGCAGGAACGCCAGATTCGTAAATTTGACGATGAGGAGAGGAAAGCTGCTTTTATAAAAGAAATTATGACCCTGACGGGAAGCTGCGGGCCGGAGTACAGCGCTCCCTGGATTCTGGCGCTGATGACGGAAATCCGGGAAAAATATTTCGGAAAAGATGAAGAAATGCCCCGGAAGAAACGGGAGTTTAACCAGTTTTTGCTGGATTTGGAGGATGAACTGGCACAGATGATTCAGGAAAGTGGGGATGCGCTGAAAGAAGCCATGCGCTTTGCCAGAATCGGAAATTATATTGATTTTTCGGCGCTGGAACATGTCTCAAAAGAGGAATTTCTGAAACTGTTTCACAACGAAAAAGATTCCATAGACGAGACAGAATACGCATATCTGTTAAAAGACCTGGAGCAGGCGTCGGAACTGGTTTATATTATGGATAACTGCGGGGAGATTGTACTGGACAAGCTGCTGATTCGGGAGCTGAAAAAATCATATCCGAATTTACATATCACCGCCATGGTCCGGGGCCGGGAGGCGGTCAATGACGCCACCATGGAAGATGCGGAAATGACAGGAATCACCGGAGAAGTTCCCGTGATAACAAATAACAGTTCCATTACGGGGGTGGTGCTCTCAGAGCTTCCGGAGGAAACACGGGAGGTGCTTGATAAGGCGGATCTGATTCTGGCCAAGGGACAGGGAAACTTTGAATCACTGCACGGATGCGGGAAAAATATTTACTATCTGTTTTTATGTAAATGCGAGCTGTTTTCCGGAAGATTTCAGGTGGAACAGTTTCAGGGTATGCTGGTCAGTGAAAAAAGAGTGCGGATATAGAAAGGGCGGACAGAATGGAATTTCGGCCGTGTATTGATATCCACAATGGAAAAGTAAAACAGATTGTGGGAGGAAGCCTGAGAGATGAAAATAATCAGGCAGAAGAAAATTTTGTATCGGAGCAGGACGGTGCTTTTTTTGCCGGACTTTACCGGAACCATGGAATCAGAGGGGGGCATATTATTCTTCTGAACAGGACGGACAGCCCTTATTATGAAGCCACCAGGGAGCAGGCCATGAAAGCTCTTGCCGCCTGGCCCGGCGGTATGCAGGTGGGAGGCGGTATCTGCGGGGACAATGCGCTGGAGTTCCTGCGGGCCGGGGCCAGCCATGTGATTGTGACCTCCCATGTATTTCAGGGAGGAATGATTCATTACGGGAATCTGGACAAACTGCGGAAAATCACCGGAAAAGAGCGCCTGGTGCTGGATTTGAGCTGCCGCAGGCGCGGAGAGGATTACTATATTGTCACAGACCGGTGGCAGAAATTCACCGATGAAAAGCTGACGGAATCCCTGCTGGAAAAGCTGTCCGGGTATGCGGATGAATTTCTGGTCCATGCGGTGGATGTGGAAGGAAAAGCCAGGGGAATCGAGACAGAACTGGTAAAATTACTGGGAGGGTGGGGAAAAATCCCCATAACCTATGCCGGAGGCGTGGGCAGTTTTTCAGATTTGGAGCAGTTAAAGAAACTGGGAAAGAACCGTCTGCATGTGACCATCGGAAGCGCGCTGGATTTGTTCGGCGGCAATATGCCCCTGAATCAGGTGTTGACTTTCTGCAAAAAGACTGCGTATAATATGGCGTGACAACAGGAAACCCGTTCTTCTTCCGGGGTCTGGAAGGGGGACAATGGATGTAAAGGAGTAGTGACGCCATGGGCAGATACACAAAACAGGATATTATCCGGATGGTGGAGGAGGAAGATGTGGAATTTATCCGCCTGCAGTTTACGGATATGTTTGGAACACTGAAGAATGTGGCAATTACCAAAAGCCAGCTGGAAAAAGCACTGGATAATCAATGTATGTTTGACGGTTCTTCCATAGAAGGATTTGTGCGTATTGAGGAATCCGATATGTACCTGTATCCGGATCTGGATACCTTTGCAATTTTCCCCTGGAGACCTCAGCAGGGAAAAGTGGCAAGGATTATCTGTGATATTTACCGTCCGGACGGGACGCCTTTTGAGGGAGATCCCAGGTACATTTTGAAAAAAACGCTGGCGGAGGCCGCTGCAATGGGCTATCAGTTTAACGTGGGGCCGGAGTGCGAGTTTTTCCTGTTCCATACGGATGAGGATGGCTGTCCCACCACCCTGACCCATGAACGGGCAGGCTATTTTGATCTGGGGCCTGTGGATCTGGGCGAAAATGCAAGGCGGGACATGGTGCTGGCGCTGGAAGAAATGGGATTTGAAATAGAGGCCTCCCACCATGAGGTGGCGCCGGCCCAGCATGAGATTGATTTCCGCTATGATGAAGGGCTGCGGACAGCCGACAATATCATGACCTTTAAACTGGCGGTCAAAACCATTGCAAAACGGTTCGGTCTGTTTGCCAGCTTTATGCCGAAGCCAAAATACGGAATCAACGGTTCCGGAATGCACATCAATATGTCCGTATCCAGGGACGGGAAAAATATTTTCCAGGATCCGTCGGATGAACTGGGGCTGAGCCAGGAGGCTTATTATTTTATCGGAGGACTGATGAAGCATATGCAGGGCATGACTGCCATTACCAATCCGCTGGTCAATTCTTACAAGCGTCTGGTGAAAGGCTATGAGGCTCCCGTCTATATTGCCTGGTCCGCTACCAACCGGAGCCCTCTGATTCGGATTCCGGCAGCCAGAGGGGAAGCCACCAGAATTGAACTGCGGTGCCCGGATCCGGCGGCAAATCCCTATCTTGCTCTGGCGGTCTGTCTGGCAGCAGGGCTGGATGGCATAAAAAATCATATGGAGCCCCCGGCTCCGGTAAAGAGCAATATTTTCCATATGCAGAAAACGGAAAAAGAAAAGCTCCGCATCGAGTCTCTTCCGGTAAATCTTCACGATGCGGTGAAAGCAATGAAACAGGACACGTTTATCTGCAGCGTGCTGGGCGCCCACATTTCGGAAAAATATGCGGAAGCAAAAGAGGCGGAATGGGAGTCTTACCGGGAACAGGTTACCGAATGGGAAATCAGCAGTTATCTGTACAGAATATAGAGCCATGGAGCGTGCGTCATGGTTTCGGTAATCGTAGCATTTCCCAAAATGGAAAATGGAAAAAGTATTAAGAATATTCTGGTGCAGCATGGATTTCACGTAAATGCTGTTTGCACAGCAGGCGCTCAGGTACTGCAGCACGCGGATATACCGGGCGAAGGAATCGTGATATGCGCCGCCCGCCTGCAGGATATGATGTGCGGCCAGCTCCGGGAATATCTGTCTCCCTGTTTTGAAATGCTGGTGCTGGCAGGGCCCGGCACCTGGGGGGAATCCATGGAGCGTATGACATATCTGTCCATGCCTTTAAAAGTCCATGAACTGGTGAGTACACTGGAACTGATGTGCCGTTCCATAGCCCGGAACAGACGGAGCAGGAAGTCCCGGCCGGAGCAGAGGAGCGAGAAAGAAAAGCAGATGATTCAGCAGACGAAGGAACTTCTGATGCTCCGAAAGCAGATGACTGAGGAGGAGGCCCACCGCTATATCCAGAAAAGCAGTATGGACAGCGGCACAGGGCTGGCGGAAGCAGCGCAGATGATTCTGAGTATGCTGGAGCATAGTTGAGTATGCTCCGGAGAAAGGAATGTAAATCAGAATGAAATTTACAAAAATGCATGGAATTGGAAACGACTATGTGTATGTGAACTGTTTCAGAGAACAGGTGGCCAGTCCGGAGGAAACGGCCAGATTTGTCAGCGACAGACATTTTGGAATCGGAAGCGACGGTCTGATTCTGATAAACCCTTCCCAAAATGCGGATTTTGAAATGGCCATGTACAACGGAGACGGTTCCCGCGGGGAAATGTGCGGAAACGGGATTCGCTGCGTGGCCAAATATGTGTATGATTACGGTCTGACAGATAAAACCAGTATCAGTGTGGAAACGCTGGGAGGAATCAAATATCTGGATTTGACC is a genomic window of Lachnospiraceae bacterium JLR.KK002 containing:
- the spoVAD gene encoding stage V sporulation protein AD gives rise to the protein MSQTVGTQSIRFEQAPYIQSSASIVGTKEGEGPLGKLFDVVGSDDKFGEETWEEAESTLQKEAATLALGKADLKKENIRYIFGGDLLGQNIATTFGLMELNIPLFGLYGACSTAGESLSLAAMAVAAGYGDNVLAVTSSHFASAEKQFRFPLEYASQRPLSATWTVTGSGAFVLGTKRSHLRITGITTGKVVDYGVKDSMNMGAAMAPAACDTIYQNLVDFKRQPEDYDKIITGDLGTVGQEILIDLLKKKGYDISTVHMDCGIEIFDSETQNTNAGGSGCGCSAVTLSAYILPKLEKGTYKRVLFVPTGALLSTVSFNEGQSVPGIAHGVVIEYAG
- the spoVAE gene encoding stage V sporulation protein AE, with amino-acid sequence MDYVNAFWVGGLICALTQILMEKTKMLPGRIMVLLVCSGAVLGALQIYEPFREFAGAGASVPLLGFGNTLWKGIQEAVQTDGFIGIFMGGFTASAVGISAALVFGYLASLIFQPKMKK
- the guaB gene encoding IMP dehydrogenase yields the protein MGTIIGEGITFDDVLLVPAYSEVTPNMVDLSTSLTKTVRLNIPMMSASMDTVTEHRMAIAMARQGGIGIIHKNMSVAAQAEEVDKVKRSENGVITDPFSLSPEHTLQDADNLMGKFRISGVPVTEHGKLVGIITNRDLKFEEDFSRKIKESMTSEGLVTAREGITLEEAKTILAKARKEKLPIVDEHFNLKGLITIKDIEKQIKYPLSAKDEQGRLLCGAGVGITSNMMERVEALVDAKVDVIVVDSAHGHSKNILDAVKQIKSAYPDLQVIAGNVATGAATKALIEAGADAVKVGIGPGSICTTRVVAGIGVPQISAIMNCYNVAKEYGIPIIADGGIKYSGDMTKAIAAGANVCMMGSIFAGCDESPGTFELYQGRKYKVYRGMGSLAAMENGSKDRYFQQDAKKLVPEGVEGRVAYKGSVEDTVFQLIGGLRSGMGYCGAPTIETLKETGQFMKISAASLKESHPHDIHITKEAPNYSIDE
- a CDS encoding ARMT1-like domain-containing protein, with the protein product MQLYAKCMCCMINQQERQIRKFDDEERKAAFIKEIMTLTGSCGPEYSAPWILALMTEIREKYFGKDEEMPRKKREFNQFLLDLEDELAQMIQESGDALKEAMRFARIGNYIDFSALEHVSKEEFLKLFHNEKDSIDETEYAYLLKDLEQASELVYIMDNCGEIVLDKLLIRELKKSYPNLHITAMVRGREAVNDATMEDAEMTGITGEVPVITNNSSITGVVLSELPEETREVLDKADLILAKGQGNFESLHGCGKNIYYLFLCKCELFSGRFQVEQFQGMLVSEKRVRI
- the hisA gene encoding phosphoribosylformimino-5-aminoimidazole carboxamide ribotide isomerase; its protein translation is MEFRPCIDIHNGKVKQIVGGSLRDENNQAEENFVSEQDGAFFAGLYRNHGIRGGHIILLNRTDSPYYEATREQAMKALAAWPGGMQVGGGICGDNALEFLRAGASHVIVTSHVFQGGMIHYGNLDKLRKITGKERLVLDLSCRRRGEDYYIVTDRWQKFTDEKLTESLLEKLSGYADEFLVHAVDVEGKARGIETELVKLLGGWGKIPITYAGGVGSFSDLEQLKKLGKNRLHVTIGSALDLFGGNMPLNQVLTFCKKTAYNMA
- the glnA gene encoding type I glutamate--ammonia ligase, yielding MGRYTKQDIIRMVEEEDVEFIRLQFTDMFGTLKNVAITKSQLEKALDNQCMFDGSSIEGFVRIEESDMYLYPDLDTFAIFPWRPQQGKVARIICDIYRPDGTPFEGDPRYILKKTLAEAAAMGYQFNVGPECEFFLFHTDEDGCPTTLTHERAGYFDLGPVDLGENARRDMVLALEEMGFEIEASHHEVAPAQHEIDFRYDEGLRTADNIMTFKLAVKTIAKRFGLFASFMPKPKYGINGSGMHINMSVSRDGKNIFQDPSDELGLSQEAYYFIGGLMKHMQGMTAITNPLVNSYKRLVKGYEAPVYIAWSATNRSPLIRIPAARGEATRIELRCPDPAANPYLALAVCLAAGLDGIKNHMEPPAPVKSNIFHMQKTEKEKLRIESLPVNLHDAVKAMKQDTFICSVLGAHISEKYAEAKEAEWESYREQVTEWEISSYLYRI
- a CDS encoding ANTAR domain-containing protein; translated protein: MVSVIVAFPKMENGKSIKNILVQHGFHVNAVCTAGAQVLQHADIPGEGIVICAARLQDMMCGQLREYLSPCFEMLVLAGPGTWGESMERMTYLSMPLKVHELVSTLELMCRSIARNRRSRKSRPEQRSEKEKQMIQQTKELLMLRKQMTEEEAHRYIQKSSMDSGTGLAEAAQMILSMLEHS